CGGCTACATACGGGCTGACCTGTACTCGACGTATTACAGGTGCACGTGCCCGGAGAGACATTTCTGCATCTTTAAGAATACGATACGAGTAAATGTGCAAGAATTGCTCTACTCTGGGCCTGCTTACATGGCGTACTGTTATCGTTTGTgaagaacaagagagaaattGTTGACAACGTAACAAAATTCCTTCGACGCGATCTAATACCTAGAGCGTgcacttgaaaaaatttgttattaaagtaGGTATTAAAGGCTAAAGCTTATTGCCGCGTACGTGCAACTTACTTGTGATGACTGATCGCCCATAGCCCGCAAGGATGGTAATAATTCTACTTGAAACCGATCAGGCCATAGAACTCGAGTAACGAGACCAGCTCTTAATGCTTCGCTTGCTGTCAAGGTTCTTCCACTCAATAAAAGTTCGCTCGTCTGTTAAAATACACATACGTCATCTTTAActtgcaattattttccaaTTGAATCCGACGTGACGAAATTGTGCTCGAGACTTACGATTGCACTGCCCAGTATATGCGAGAGAGTGAAAACGGCGGCTCCCTCCGCGATTTGTCCTAGTTTCCCGTAAGGGGTGCAAAATGTCGCTTTATCGCTGGCAATTACAAGGTCGAAGAGAGGTAACATGGTCACTCCGAGTCCGATTGCAGCACCTTGCACTCCAGCAACTATCGGCTTGTTGAAGGTGGCCAGGCTTTTGATAAAGTCCCTGAAATAACGGGCGGACGGTCATCAGTATAAACTGCGGTAAACGGTCAACGAATCTCGCTCGCGGATACGTTAGACGCGTACTTGACGGCATGCGCCAGCTCTTGAGCGACGGACCGTCGTTCCTCTTTGTTCGCGTGCAACAACATCGACAGATCGAGACCCTCGCAGAAGCTCGTGCCTGTGGAGGTCAGCAGTACTACTCTGCACTCGTCGTCCCTCTTCAATATCGACAGAGCCTCCCTGAACTCTTGCATCACCTATAACAATAACGACAATGGCAATAAAGACGTATCTCGTTTAACGGGACGGGAACGAGGAATCTCAGCGTGCGTGAAGTCACTTACTTGCAGCGTAAGAGCGTTTCTCACTTTCGTCGAAGAGGATGGCGTGAGTATCAACTGTACAAGATTACCGTGCCGACGTACGTTTATCTCCTTGTTGCTGAACTGATTTTGCGCTTCTGTCTTCGCTTTTTTACTGTCCAGGTCGGTCTTTGCGGTGCTTGCGTTTGCTGCATAACATTTAACGTACATCAGATTGCATCGTCAAGTTAACTTTTTACAGAAACGTGCGGACGTTTTCAACATTACCTTTGCTTTTTCGCGTAACTGTGACATTACCAGACCGGGCGCTGACGACCGAAAGAGCGGTGGCCGCTTCGGCGAGGCAGACCGACAATTCGTCCTCCTCCTTGGAAGATTCCTCGGCATTGTCGGGATCATTTGCCCTGGCAAATGTCACTTTACTCTTTACAGCCCGTCTGCTCTTCGCCGTCACTTTCCCCGGTGTTACCGCACCATTCGACGACCTGGTCGTGACTTTACTCGAAACGTTGTCCTCGAGCGTGGAAACATTTTCCTGCTTGACAGTCTTGTCCAGTTTCTTCACGTCTGACTTCTTGCCAGGACGCGCAGCGACAGTGACTTTCTCCTCCACGTCGCTGGTCACGGTATCGCTGGTAGCCGTACCAATTTCGAGGGTATTGATCGTATCAGCGTTACCGGTGCCGTCGTCGGTGTCAGACCTCCTCTTCTTGGTCCTCTTTGCGTTGTTCATCTTCTCATCTTGCGAATTTCGTCTCTTTTTGGCAGATCGCAAAGAGTGAGCCGTCCCGTCGTCCGGTTTGCCGGTGTCCGCGAAAGGCCTCTCCGCGGGTGAGTCGACACTGACTCTCGGGCTACCGGACGCGCTCGAGAACGAGCTCGACGAGTGTCTCCTGACGATGATCGACGCATCGGCCGCATTGCGGATCTTCGCCGGGAGTATAAACTCCGTGGGTGACGTCGCACTGTTGGGGGTTTTCGGCGATACGGCCTGTTCGCCCACCTTCCTGTCCAACTGAACGTCAGCCGGCTGAACCGCCGTTCTCTTGGATCTCGGTGACACTTTCGTCACGCCCGCAGTCGTCGACGTGCGCAGCCGTAGCACGGCGTTGCGAACCAGCTTCTTGCGAATCTTCAATTCGCGCTGCACCTTCTGCAAGTCCATTACTTTCGCTCGTGACTTCGTGATGGGTACCAGACGCTTCTTCGTCGGCTGCTCCACGTCGTACAACAAATTCACAACACCCTCGTCCTGCAGTAACTTGTCTATCTCGTTGATGCTCTTCTTCTTCGGCTTCGCGTCACCGGACGCGCCCTCGGACGTTCGCTTTTGCGGCTTGGCGATCACCTTTGAGGCTGATTTCTTCGAAGCGCTCAACTTCGTCTTTAATTGAACGGGTTTCGCGTTGGTCGGCATTTTCTGACGCAGCAATCTCTTGACCATCACTTTTCTCTTAGCGATCGGCCCTTTCTTCACGAGATTCTGTTTCGACCGTTCCACGAGGAAACTGTCCACTTGATTGGCACTCGGATCCGTCCTATCTTCCAGTTCCTTGTCCGTCGCTTCCTTCTTCGTCGTTGTTACATTATTTGCATCGTCAGTTTTCACCTCGTTCTTCATCACGACCATCTTCACCATCGCGCTGCCTTCAAGATTGCCCTCCTGCCTCTTATCCATCGAAACCTTACCCCTGTATACCTTCTGCCGTTTCATCGTGTTCTGCTCGTGTTCCCTCGCTTTCTCGGTAGGCTTACGCTTCCTACCCGATCTCGACTCCTCTGCCCGCATCACCACCAGTTCAGCCATCCGATCGTTGCGATCCTCCGTGTGTTTACGAGGTGGTGTCGAGCACAACCTGGCCTCGGCCGATTCTGGATTCGCTGGCGCTTCTTCACTCCCCAGCACATCCACATTGACAATCTCCTCTTTCGATTGTGTGTCGAGCGAACTTTTTGTAACAGCGTCTTTAGCTTTGCCGGGTGCCGGTTGAAAAGTCTTCCTCTTTCGCAATGGAGTCTTTTTGACCGGCAATTCGAGCAACTGCTTCAACGCCAATTCTCGTTCGAGCAACGGATCGAGCTTTGGTGGACCACTGTGAGCGGGCTCCACGTTCGACGAGGGAGATTTCGCCTCCTCCGTGAGTGCCGGAGGGTTCAAAACGGACCAGTCGGGATCAACGTCGCCCTCTAGAATAGCCAGCAATTCCTTGTTGTCGGAACTGCCGCCCTTGCTGGTCTCCGTCGTTTTCTTGTCACAATTATCCGCCGTTGGTTGTACAGatgcggaagagagagaggaagacgagGAGTGAGCAGGTGGGGTGGCTTGCTGCGACCCGGCGAGTCCCGAGACCGGATTCTTCGGGTTGCCCGCCAGTCTACTGGACAGCCTTTGCGTTAATTTCTTCACGAAGAATATGTCCGGTCCGCGCGGTGCGTCCACGACGGTCTTCTGTTTCTCGCGAAGACGCTGTTTCAGCACTTCCGTTACCTCCGCCGGCGATGCTATCTGACTGGTCAAATGCCGAGAGTGATTTTTCGAAATGGCATGCGACTGCGGCGTCGAGTttaacgcgcgcgtttccgcgccACGAGAGGACTTGCCAGCCACCGGATGACCAGGTGAATTCTTTTCACTCTTGACGGCCGAACCCGTCTCTCGATCGGTCGGCTTCTTCGTCTTTTGATTCTCCGCTCGTTCAGTCGACTGCTTCGCCGCGTCCTTCTTACCAGTCGCGTCTTCGTCCGCGACGCGATCCACATTCCTCGAAGAAACCTCGTCTCGAATAGCGGCGAACGATTCGATCTTGACAGTCTGATCCGACTTCGTTTCGTCCAGCAGACTCTTCAGCTCGATTTCCACCGAGTCGTGTACCTTCGATGGCGATTGCACGTCTTCGTCCGTATTCTCGACGCCCCAGTCGTCAAAAATGTCTTGGATGACGCTTCTCTTCTTCGTCGACGGGTCCGTCGCGGACGAGTCGCGGGTAGGCGTAGTCTCTCGTTCAGAATCGTCAACCGCCTCGCGAACAGTATTTTCACGAGTGTCTCCAATCTCGGGCGCGTCTCTCGTAGCTTCCAAACCATCGTTCTCCGTGATTACAATCTTCTTATCTATAATAATAGTGATGTTATTATCCTCGTCACCAGCCACGTTTGATTCACCATTCTCGCCATTTATACCTTTGTCAATCGCGATTTTCCCGTCGATTATCTTGACAGCTGCCGCATCGTGCTTCTCGCTCTCCGTGCAGTCCTCGTTATCCCGTTGCTCGCACTCTTCCACGATCGGAGCGTCTATAATTTCCGTCACTTCTATTATAGTGCCATCGTTCTCCTGGCTGTAATCGAGCAGCTCGATCTCGTTGTCCCCTTGGTCGGATTTCTCCTGCAAACCGACTGCGGTCCCATGATCGCACTCTTTGCCGGAGTCCTTCTCGTCCACGGTGACGATGTAGTCGTTCGCTGTCGCGTCCGTTATAACCGGTATGGTCTCTACCACTACGACCACCGCCTCTTCTTCTTGTACTAACTTGCTCAGTTCAGCGTCCATTACTATCGAGCTATTCTGGCTACTATCATTATTGTGTATTTCCCTGATTGTTTCCTTAACTGATTCACGCGCGTTGCGAGTCTGGCCCCCGGAATGGTCGCCCAGTTCGAACTTGTCTACCGTAATTGGATACTGCCTGGCCGCAGCGTCGAATTCATCTACATCTACTACGTTACGATTACTCTCCAGAGCAGCCTCCTTGTCCACTTCCACTACTTTAGATACAGTTATCACATTTAGGCTTTGGTCTTCCTCGGAGCACAAACGTTGCGACTGACTCGTCGCCTCTTTCTCCCTGACGCGTTCACAGATCTCAGGTTGTTTCTGTACGCCGGCTGTCGTTGCGTTCGGCTTGCCTGGCTCGGATTCACCACGACTTACGTCCGCATGGCCTT
The Ooceraea biroi isolate clonal line C1 chromosome 12, Obir_v5.4, whole genome shotgun sequence DNA segment above includes these coding regions:
- the LOC105281562 gene encoding uncharacterized protein LOC105281562 isoform X1; this encodes MERSADALQTRVLEVEEISTDVDAQATHTTPVVADHRVRVAAEDGQELPDTCAPSPELPTSVAGAPLHIRVESTAKGHADVSRGESEPGKPNATTAGVQKQPEICERVREKEATSQSQRLCSEEDQSLNVITVSKVVEVDKEAALESNRNVVDVDEFDAAARQYPITVDKFELGDHSGGQTRNARESVKETIREIHNNDSSQNSSIVMDAELSKLVQEEEAVVVVVETIPVITDATANDYIVTVDEKDSGKECDHGTAVGLQEKSDQGDNEIELLDYSQENDGTIIEVTEIIDAPIVEECEQRDNEDCTESEKHDAAAVKIIDGKIAIDKGINGENGESNVAGDEDNNITIIIDKKIVITENDGLEATRDAPEIGDTRENTVREAVDDSERETTPTRDSSATDPSTKKRSVIQDIFDDWGVENTDEDVQSPSKVHDSVEIELKSLLDETKSDQTVKIESFAAIRDEVSSRNVDRVADEDATGKKDAAKQSTERAENQKTKKPTDRETGSAVKSEKNSPGHPVAGKSSRGAETRALNSTPQSHAISKNHSRHLTSQIASPAEVTEVLKQRLREKQKTVVDAPRGPDIFFVKKLTQRLSSRLAGNPKNPVSGLAGSQQATPPAHSSSSSLSSASVQPTADNCDKKTTETSKGGSSDNKELLAILEGDVDPDWSVLNPPALTEEAKSPSSNVEPAHSGPPKLDPLLERELALKQLLELPVKKTPLRKRKTFQPAPGKAKDAVTKSSLDTQSKEEIVNVDVLGSEEAPANPESAEARLCSTPPRKHTEDRNDRMAELVVMRAEESRSGRKRKPTEKAREHEQNTMKRQKVYRGKVSMDKRQEGNLEGSAMVKMVVMKNEVKTDDANNVTTTKKEATDKELEDRTDPSANQVDSFLVERSKQNLVKKGPIAKRKVMVKRLLRQKMPTNAKPVQLKTKLSASKKSASKVIAKPQKRTSEGASGDAKPKKKSINEIDKLLQDEGVVNLLYDVEQPTKKRLVPITKSRAKVMDLQKVQRELKIRKKLVRNAVLRLRTSTTAGVTKVSPRSKRTAVQPADVQLDRKVGEQAVSPKTPNSATSPTEFILPAKIRNAADASIIVRRHSSSSFSSASGSPRVSVDSPAERPFADTGKPDDGTAHSLRSAKKRRNSQDEKMNNAKRTKKRRSDTDDGTGNADTINTLEIGTATSDTVTSDVEEKVTVAARPGKKSDVKKLDKTVKQENVSTLEDNVSSKVTTRSSNGAVTPGKVTAKSRRAVKSKVTFARANDPDNAEESSKEEDELSVCLAEAATALSVVSARSGNVTVTRKSKANASTAKTDLDSKKAKTEAQNQFSNKEINVRRHGNLVQLILTPSSSTKVRNALTLQVMQEFREALSILKRDDECRVVLLTSTGTSFCEGLDLSMLLHANKEERRSVAQELAHAVKDFIKSLATFNKPIVAGVQGAAIGLGVTMLPLFDLVIASDKATFCTPYGKLGQIAEGAAVFTLSHILGSAITSELLLSGRTLTASEALRAGLVTRVLWPDRFQVELLPSLRAMGDQSSQSMEATKALLRHSLRKKLDAALESETYLLIQHWCSTECQTAIKAYIDGKIQ
- the LOC105281562 gene encoding uncharacterized protein LOC105281562 isoform X2, producing MERSADALQTRVLEVEEISTDVDAQATHTTPVVADHRVRVAAEDGQELPDTCAPSPELPTSVAGAPLHIRVESTAKGHADVSRGESEPGKPNATTAGVQKQPEICERVREKEATSQSQRLCSEEDQSLNVITVSKVVEVDKEAALESNRNVVDVDEFDAAARQYPITVDKFELGDHSGGQTRNARESVKETIREIHNNDSSQNSSIVMDAELSKLVQEEEAVVVVVETIPVITDATANDYIVTVDEKDSGKECDHGTAVGLQEKSDQGDNEIELLDYSQENDGTIIEVTEIIDAPIVEECEQRDNEDCTESEKHDAAAVKIIDGKIAIDKDKKIVITENDGLEATRDAPEIGDTRENTVREAVDDSERETTPTRDSSATDPSTKKRSVIQDIFDDWGVENTDEDVQSPSKVHDSVEIELKSLLDETKSDQTVKIESFAAIRDEVSSRNVDRVADEDATGKKDAAKQSTERAENQKTKKPTDRETGSAVKSEKNSPGHPVAGKSSRGAETRALNSTPQSHAISKNHSRHLTSQIASPAEVTEVLKQRLREKQKTVVDAPRGPDIFFVKKLTQRLSSRLAGNPKNPVSGLAGSQQATPPAHSSSSSLSSASVQPTADNCDKKTTETSKGGSSDNKELLAILEGDVDPDWSVLNPPALTEEAKSPSSNVEPAHSGPPKLDPLLERELALKQLLELPVKKTPLRKRKTFQPAPGKAKDAVTKSSLDTQSKEEIVNVDVLGSEEAPANPESAEARLCSTPPRKHTEDRNDRMAELVVMRAEESRSGRKRKPTEKAREHEQNTMKRQKVYRGKVSMDKRQEGNLEGSAMVKMVVMKNEVKTDDANNVTTTKKEATDKELEDRTDPSANQVDSFLVERSKQNLVKKGPIAKRKVMVKRLLRQKMPTNAKPVQLKTKLSASKKSASKVIAKPQKRTSEGASGDAKPKKKSINEIDKLLQDEGVVNLLYDVEQPTKKRLVPITKSRAKVMDLQKVQRELKIRKKLVRNAVLRLRTSTTAGVTKVSPRSKRTAVQPADVQLDRKVGEQAVSPKTPNSATSPTEFILPAKIRNAADASIIVRRHSSSSFSSASGSPRVSVDSPAERPFADTGKPDDGTAHSLRSAKKRRNSQDEKMNNAKRTKKRRSDTDDGTGNADTINTLEIGTATSDTVTSDVEEKVTVAARPGKKSDVKKLDKTVKQENVSTLEDNVSSKVTTRSSNGAVTPGKVTAKSRRAVKSKVTFARANDPDNAEESSKEEDELSVCLAEAATALSVVSARSGNVTVTRKSKANASTAKTDLDSKKAKTEAQNQFSNKEINVRRHGNLVQLILTPSSSTKVRNALTLQVMQEFREALSILKRDDECRVVLLTSTGTSFCEGLDLSMLLHANKEERRSVAQELAHAVKDFIKSLATFNKPIVAGVQGAAIGLGVTMLPLFDLVIASDKATFCTPYGKLGQIAEGAAVFTLSHILGSAITSELLLSGRTLTASEALRAGLVTRVLWPDRFQVELLPSLRAMGDQSSQSMEATKALLRHSLRKKLDAALESETYLLIQHWCSTECQTAIKAYIDGKIQ